A genomic stretch from Gemmatimonadaceae bacterium includes:
- a CDS encoding methyltransferase domain-containing protein: MSSSALEALAGLHGEHLDAALGRRWTTATESVTVGSAQWSLLKPANADHLISEADYVMDERLPYWADLWPSARVLAATLLDEIGTGRRLLEMGCGVGLATIAAMHAGFDVTATDYYDDALHVTRGNAARNLGREPRVQMVNWREWPVDLGTFDVVMAADVLYEKEYATLVSACIARALAPDGTAFVADPGRLALPAFRDGLVEHGLSITSVHTQRYEEGVVKQEVQVMRIKHIA, from the coding sequence ATGAGTTCGTCGGCCTTGGAAGCGCTGGCCGGACTCCACGGGGAGCACCTCGACGCGGCACTGGGGCGTCGATGGACCACCGCGACCGAGTCGGTCACCGTGGGCAGCGCGCAGTGGTCGCTGCTCAAGCCGGCCAACGCCGATCACTTGATCAGCGAGGCGGACTATGTGATGGACGAGCGACTCCCCTACTGGGCGGACCTCTGGCCGTCGGCGCGCGTGTTGGCCGCCACGCTGCTTGACGAGATTGGTACAGGGCGCCGACTGCTGGAGATGGGATGCGGCGTGGGACTCGCCACCATCGCCGCCATGCACGCCGGCTTTGATGTCACGGCCACCGACTACTACGACGACGCGCTGCACGTCACCCGCGGCAACGCCGCCCGCAATCTGGGCCGTGAACCCCGCGTGCAGATGGTGAACTGGCGCGAATGGCCGGTTGATCTGGGCACATTCGATGTGGTGATGGCGGCTGATGTGTTGTACGAGAAGGAATACGCGACCCTGGTGTCGGCGTGCATTGCCCGTGCCCTGGCGCCGGATGGCACGGCGTTCGTGGCGGACCCGGGGCGGTTGGCACTTCCGGCATTTCGCGACGGCCTGGTCGAACACGGATTGTCGATTACCTCGGTGCACACCCAGCGCTACGAAGAGGGCGTCGTGAAGCAGGAGGTGCAGGTGATGCGCATCAAGCACATCGCGTAA
- a CDS encoding molybdopterin molybdotransferase MoeA, giving the protein MSADANTGGATTGGHVTALSYVEARAAILAAAVPLSVEHVALDHAMGRALASSITSPVALPPWDNAGMDGYAVRRADVANASPSMPVTLRVTGTISAGADPSTLPVVDAGCAVRIMTGAPVPSGADGVIRVEDTDGGLAAVTVRDTRDIAGRGNIRPRGEDVPRGGSLFAAGVTIGPSQLGMLASVGCATVPVFRRPRVAQVSGGDELVLLEHFDEVLAGRRIVSSSSYALPALLRAAGADVVLSPLVPDTLEDTMAAIESAIANGCDLLVTTGGVSVGAHDYTREALVQLGGTVDFWRARIRPGGPIGTGHIRGVSWLGLPGNPVSSMVTATLFAWPMIRRMGGHTNTSHRVLTVTMRDRYETPAPLTYFVRVMLERRTDGGYDAHLAGPQGSNLLHSMAIADALLVVPEACAATTPGATFDAVLLP; this is encoded by the coding sequence ATGAGCGCTGACGCCAATACCGGCGGCGCAACAACCGGTGGCCACGTCACGGCGCTGAGCTACGTCGAGGCCCGAGCGGCCATTCTGGCGGCCGCCGTGCCGTTGTCCGTGGAACACGTTGCGCTGGATCACGCCATGGGCCGCGCGCTGGCGTCGTCCATCACGAGTCCGGTCGCACTCCCGCCGTGGGACAATGCCGGCATGGACGGCTATGCCGTGCGTCGTGCCGATGTGGCGAACGCGTCGCCATCGATGCCGGTGACGTTGCGGGTGACCGGAACGATATCGGCGGGTGCCGATCCATCGACCTTGCCGGTGGTGGACGCGGGATGTGCGGTTCGAATCATGACGGGGGCGCCGGTACCATCTGGTGCCGATGGCGTGATTCGTGTGGAGGATACCGACGGCGGGCTTGCAGCGGTCACCGTTCGCGATACGCGTGACATTGCCGGTCGCGGCAATATCCGTCCGCGCGGCGAGGATGTGCCTCGCGGTGGGTCCTTGTTTGCGGCGGGCGTCACCATCGGCCCTTCGCAGTTGGGCATGCTGGCCAGTGTTGGCTGTGCCACGGTGCCAGTGTTTCGTCGTCCTCGCGTGGCGCAGGTGTCGGGCGGCGATGAACTGGTGCTGCTCGAACACTTCGACGAGGTGCTCGCCGGTCGACGCATCGTGTCATCGTCATCGTATGCCCTGCCGGCGCTGCTGCGCGCGGCCGGTGCAGACGTGGTCCTTTCGCCCCTGGTGCCCGACACGCTGGAAGACACCATGGCCGCGATCGAGTCGGCCATCGCGAACGGCTGCGACCTGCTGGTCACCACCGGCGGCGTATCGGTCGGCGCGCACGATTACACGCGTGAAGCGCTCGTGCAATTGGGCGGCACTGTCGATTTCTGGCGCGCGCGCATTCGCCCAGGGGGCCCGATCGGGACGGGTCATATTCGCGGCGTGTCGTGGTTGGGGCTTCCCGGCAACCCCGTGTCGTCGATGGTCACGGCGACACTGTTCGCCTGGCCCATGATCCGCCGTATGGGTGGTCACACCAACACCAGCCATCGTGTGTTGACGGTGACCATGCGTGACCGGTATGAGACACCGGCGCCGTTGACCTACTTCGTGCGGGTGATGCTTGAGCGTCGAACCGATGGCGGCTACGACGCGCATCTCGCTGGTCCACAGGGGTCGAACCTGTTGCACTCCATGGCCATTGCCGATGCCCTGTTGGTGGTGCCGGAAGCCTGCGCGGCGACCACGCCCGGCGCAACATTCGATGCGGTCCTGCTGCCATGA
- the dacB gene encoding D-alanyl-D-alanine carboxypeptidase/D-alanyl-D-alanine-endopeptidase has translation MRWLWAAGLALMASGCAGRARVPAPTEGHRPEPVALVMMPVAEVRTPPLARDIMQHLADSAISSPAWRNARWGVLIVDATTGDTMYAHDADKLFMPASNQKLLTGAVAMQVLGPEYRWRTPVLLRGAQRGRVFFGDLIVVGRGDPSVSDSLRVGGVLSTFDPIADALSARGITRVAGRIVTDGDAFPGPSSGFGWEVDDLDTPSGAAVDELLFNEGVLRVTVRGAAKAKRPATVERWPTTSYPPVSMEAVTRVATDSGPAVDVVYDSVAATLRVTGTIAVGDSARFTMSYRHPNDAYRAAMLERLLARGIRLTNRTRAPSARVHVDTLVTLESAPLREVLRRMQKPSQNQIAELLFRTSGLVATGDGSADSARALAVRTLGQWGVRPDQLAYRDGSGLSRHDYVSPRALVHVLDAMHRAPWAMTYRQALPLAGVDGTIGNRMRSTPAAGNANAKTGTLDKARSLSGYVTTADGHLILFSMLANNFTVPTREVERVQDLLVSTLAGMRVGNGAKLER, from the coding sequence GTGCGCTGGCTGTGGGCGGCAGGACTGGCGCTGATGGCGTCCGGTTGCGCGGGACGTGCACGCGTGCCGGCGCCGACCGAAGGGCATCGACCTGAGCCCGTGGCCCTGGTCATGATGCCGGTGGCGGAGGTCCGCACGCCGCCCTTGGCACGTGACATCATGCAGCACCTCGCCGATTCCGCCATCAGTTCGCCGGCCTGGCGTAATGCGCGTTGGGGTGTGCTGATTGTCGACGCCACGACCGGCGACACGATGTATGCGCACGACGCCGACAAACTCTTCATGCCGGCCTCGAATCAGAAATTGTTGACCGGGGCGGTGGCCATGCAGGTGCTGGGCCCCGAGTACCGTTGGCGCACGCCGGTTCTGTTGCGCGGCGCGCAGCGGGGGCGCGTGTTTTTCGGTGACCTGATTGTTGTCGGGCGCGGCGATCCCAGCGTCAGCGACTCGCTTCGCGTCGGCGGTGTGTTGTCCACGTTCGATCCCATTGCTGACGCGCTGTCAGCGCGCGGCATCACGCGCGTGGCCGGCCGCATTGTGACCGACGGCGACGCGTTTCCCGGGCCGTCAAGCGGGTTTGGCTGGGAGGTGGACGATCTGGATACCCCCTCCGGCGCGGCAGTGGATGAGTTGCTGTTCAACGAGGGCGTGTTGCGCGTCACCGTGCGCGGCGCGGCGAAGGCCAAGCGACCGGCGACAGTCGAGCGGTGGCCGACCACGTCGTATCCACCGGTTTCGATGGAAGCGGTGACCCGCGTGGCCACCGATTCCGGACCGGCGGTGGACGTGGTGTACGACTCCGTCGCGGCCACCCTTCGCGTGACCGGCACCATTGCCGTTGGCGACAGTGCGCGATTCACCATGTCCTATCGACATCCCAATGACGCGTATCGCGCGGCGATGCTAGAGCGCCTGCTGGCGCGCGGCATCCGGCTTACCAACCGCACGCGCGCTCCGTCTGCGCGGGTTCACGTCGATACGCTGGTCACGCTGGAATCGGCGCCGTTGCGCGAGGTGCTTCGGCGCATGCAGAAGCCGTCGCAAAATCAGATTGCCGAACTGCTGTTTCGCACCTCGGGCTTGGTGGCGACCGGTGACGGCAGCGCGGACAGTGCGCGCGCCTTGGCCGTGCGCACGCTGGGCCAATGGGGAGTGCGCCCCGACCAATTGGCCTACCGTGATGGCAGCGGCCTCTCGCGTCACGACTACGTCAGCCCACGCGCGCTCGTGCACGTGCTCGACGCGATGCATCGCGCACCCTGGGCGATGACGTATCGTCAGGCGCTGCCGTTGGCCGGCGTTGATGGAACGATCGGCAACCGCATGCGAAGCACCCCGGCCGCTGGCAACGCCAATGCCAAGACCGGCACGCTGGACAAGGCGCGCTCGTTGTCGGGGTATGTGACCACGGCCGACGGACACCTGATCCTGTTCTCGATGCTGGCCAACAATTTCACCGTCCCCACGCGCGAGGTGGAGCGTGTGCAGGATTTGCTGGTGAGCACGTTGGCGGGTATGCGCGTAGGCAACGGCGCGAAACTTGAGCGGTAG
- a CDS encoding 6-carboxytetrahydropterin synthase, translating to MPRTSLTRRVLFSSAHRYRRPDWSDAENTDIFGACAHPNFHGHSYTCDVTVAGPVDEETGFVVDLGFLDRVLQREVRDRFDHRNINLDVPEFADGKLIPTGEHLARFICERLQSALAHTSARVVKVHLAEDATLSSTYEVDA from the coding sequence ATGCCGCGCACGTCGCTCACGCGCCGCGTGCTGTTTTCTTCGGCGCATCGCTATCGTCGGCCCGACTGGAGCGACGCGGAGAACACCGACATCTTCGGGGCCTGTGCCCATCCGAATTTTCACGGGCACAGTTACACGTGCGATGTGACGGTAGCGGGCCCGGTTGATGAAGAGACCGGGTTTGTCGTGGACCTGGGGTTTCTTGATCGCGTGCTGCAGCGCGAGGTCCGTGACCGCTTTGACCACCGCAACATCAATCTCGATGTGCCGGAGTTTGCGGACGGCAAACTGATCCCGACCGGCGAGCACCTGGCACGCTTCATCTGTGAGCGGCTGCAATCGGCATTGGCGCATACGTCGGCGCGCGTGGTGAAGGTGCATCTGGCGGAAGACGCGACGCTGAGCAGCACGTATGAGGTGGATGCGTGA
- a CDS encoding 2,3-bisphosphoglycerate-independent phosphoglycerate mutase: MPARTARPVALIILDGWGYREERTANAILLANTPNWNAIWAEHSHTLLRASGRAVGLPDAQMGNSEVGHLNLGAGREVMQDLVRIGAAIENGQFFSNPNLVRACRLARERDRTLHLVGLLGNGGVHALDQHLFALVSLAERERVGRVALHGLLDGRDTPPRSGYEFLRETLAAIEGKAQLASLSGRYFGMDRDNRWERTGAWYRAAISGVGPHETDALAAVQRAYDAGTTDEFIPPMVMVDDHDQPLAPVRDGDVIICFNFRSDRMRQTMRALTAPDFTGFDTGARPSVDIVTMTRYDDAFAFPVAFAPQSMHHLVGQVISDAGLTQLRTAETEKYPHVTFFFNGGHDAPFPGEDRRMVASPKVATYDLQPEMSAAGVCDILCDALAHRTHDFVLCNFANTDMVGHTGSIPAAIKAVETVDFCLGRILDAARAGGARVIITADHGNADVMIDPVTGEPHTAHTTNPVPLVLIDPDGEVPLRRDGALCDVGPTALGLLGLTCPPDMTGRDLRDLSPSATH; encoded by the coding sequence ATGCCTGCCCGCACTGCACGTCCCGTCGCGCTGATCATTCTCGATGGCTGGGGCTATCGTGAAGAGCGCACGGCCAACGCCATCCTCCTGGCTAACACGCCCAACTGGAATGCGATCTGGGCCGAACACTCGCACACGCTGCTCCGGGCGTCCGGGCGCGCCGTGGGATTGCCCGACGCCCAGATGGGCAACAGTGAGGTCGGCCACCTGAATCTGGGTGCTGGTCGCGAAGTGATGCAGGACCTGGTGCGCATCGGCGCGGCCATCGAGAACGGGCAGTTCTTCAGCAACCCGAATCTGGTCAGGGCGTGCCGCCTGGCGCGCGAGCGAGACCGAACGCTCCATCTCGTCGGTCTGCTCGGCAACGGCGGCGTCCACGCCCTGGACCAGCATCTCTTTGCACTGGTGTCACTGGCCGAGCGCGAACGGGTGGGACGCGTGGCACTTCATGGCCTGCTGGACGGACGGGACACACCGCCCAGAAGTGGCTATGAGTTCCTGCGAGAAACGTTGGCCGCCATCGAGGGCAAGGCGCAGCTGGCGTCCCTGTCCGGACGCTACTTCGGCATGGATCGCGACAACCGTTGGGAGCGCACCGGCGCCTGGTACCGCGCGGCGATCAGCGGTGTGGGTCCCCATGAAACCGATGCCTTGGCGGCGGTGCAGCGCGCGTACGACGCGGGGACGACCGACGAATTCATCCCGCCGATGGTGATGGTGGACGACCACGACCAACCGTTGGCGCCGGTGCGCGATGGCGATGTCATCATCTGCTTCAACTTCCGATCGGATCGCATGCGACAGACCATGCGGGCCCTGACGGCACCCGATTTCACGGGGTTCGACACGGGCGCCCGTCCATCGGTCGATATCGTGACGATGACGCGCTACGACGACGCGTTTGCCTTCCCGGTCGCGTTTGCGCCGCAGTCGATGCACCATCTGGTGGGACAGGTCATCAGCGATGCGGGACTCACCCAGCTGCGTACGGCGGAGACAGAGAAGTATCCGCACGTCACGTTCTTCTTCAACGGCGGACATGATGCGCCGTTTCCGGGCGAAGATCGCCGCATGGTCGCCAGCCCGAAGGTGGCGACCTACGACTTGCAACCCGAAATGAGTGCGGCTGGCGTGTGCGATATTTTGTGTGACGCGCTCGCCCATCGCACGCACGACTTCGTGTTGTGCAATTTTGCCAACACGGACATGGTCGGTCACACCGGTTCTATTCCGGCCGCCATCAAGGCGGTCGAAACGGTTGACTTCTGTCTGGGGCGGATTCTCGACGCCGCACGCGCGGGTGGCGCCCGAGTGATCATCACGGCCGACCATGGCAATGCCGACGTGATGATCGATCCGGTGACCGGCGAGCCGCACACGGCGCACACCACGAATCCGGTTCCGCTGGTGCTCATCGATCCGGATGGCGAAGTCCCACTGCGCCGTGATGGTGCATTGTGCGATGTTGGTCCGACCGCCCTTGGCCTGCTGGGATTGACCTGTCCGCCTGACATGACCGGTCGCGACCTCCGCGACCTTTCTCCTTCCGCAACCCACTGA
- a CDS encoding L,D-transpeptidase → MPANQVNGTAFAKWRLARRVLLVAMAVTSIFTAWLVITTIRLRFARDVARLVFNDNSEALEQARLEAGLGSDSLRVALDKLPEAPPRDQPAVIVSIAERRLWYKVGDSVLFTTQVATGSGRELVVQGSSRVLRFETPRGRFLVQRRDSAPAWIPPDWHFAEQANKRRTSAVQLVRGKPLKLKDGSEIAVVGNDVVRRDKDGVNRPLAASDGREIVADGRIVIPPYGTNQRKYGGVLGSFRLYLGDGYALHGTNVPSSIGQAVSHGCVRLRNEDIAALYHMVTVGTPVLIY, encoded by the coding sequence ATGCCCGCCAACCAAGTGAATGGAACCGCCTTCGCCAAGTGGCGGCTGGCGCGACGAGTCCTGCTCGTCGCCATGGCCGTGACCAGCATCTTCACCGCATGGTTGGTGATCACCACCATTCGGCTGCGATTCGCGCGAGACGTCGCGCGTCTGGTCTTCAATGACAACAGCGAAGCCCTCGAGCAGGCGCGACTGGAAGCGGGACTCGGGAGTGACAGCTTGCGCGTCGCACTCGACAAACTCCCCGAAGCGCCGCCACGAGACCAGCCGGCCGTGATCGTCTCGATTGCCGAACGCCGTCTGTGGTACAAGGTGGGCGATAGCGTGCTCTTCACCACGCAAGTGGCGACCGGCAGCGGTCGAGAACTCGTGGTGCAGGGGAGCAGTCGGGTGCTGCGTTTCGAGACGCCACGCGGACGATTCCTGGTGCAGCGTCGCGATTCCGCGCCCGCGTGGATTCCACCAGACTGGCACTTTGCGGAACAGGCCAACAAACGACGCACCAGCGCCGTACAGCTGGTTCGTGGAAAACCCCTGAAGCTCAAGGACGGCAGTGAAATCGCCGTCGTAGGCAACGATGTCGTGCGCCGGGACAAGGACGGGGTGAATCGCCCCCTGGCCGCCTCAGACGGTCGGGAAATTGTGGCCGATGGGCGAATTGTCATTCCACCATACGGAACGAATCAGCGGAAATACGGCGGCGTCCTCGGGTCGTTCCGGTTGTATCTGGGCGACGGGTACGCCCTGCACGGGACCAATGTCCCATCGAGTATCGGCCAGGCCGTCAGCCACGGATGTGTCCGATTGCGGAACGAAGACATCGCGGCCCTGTATCACATGGTCACTGTCGGGACCCCGGTCCTGATCTACTGA
- a CDS encoding DUF1232 domain-containing protein → METSRLAQMARDRLDDRESGRPERGFFTGRGRSRRSEPSRYDRYPDTDEMSAIDGRESDDEDIEPGPRPRVGAKRSVLHVIRKIPAYVRLLLGLMSDSRVSRIDRFLVVAAAAYIISPLDFIPDFVPFLGEVDDIFLLMLALQRLVENTGRRVLMDYWRGDPDDLSDVNLAGMVSAAGFFLPAGIRRRLTRMARRSRR, encoded by the coding sequence ATGGAAACCAGCCGCCTGGCACAAATGGCGCGTGATCGCCTGGACGACCGCGAGTCCGGACGCCCGGAACGCGGGTTCTTCACGGGTCGTGGACGCTCGCGTCGCAGTGAGCCCTCGCGCTACGATCGTTATCCCGACACCGACGAGATGTCGGCAATCGATGGCCGGGAATCGGACGACGAAGACATCGAACCAGGTCCGCGTCCGCGGGTCGGCGCCAAACGGTCGGTGCTTCACGTCATCCGAAAAATTCCGGCCTATGTGCGCCTGTTGCTGGGGTTGATGAGCGATTCGCGCGTATCGCGCATTGACCGTTTTCTGGTGGTGGCCGCTGCCGCCTACATCATTTCGCCCCTCGATTTCATCCCGGATTTCGTGCCGTTCCTGGGCGAGGTGGACGACATCTTCCTGCTCATGCTGGCGCTGCAGCGACTCGTGGAAAACACGGGGCGACGCGTGCTCATGGACTACTGGCGTGGCGATCCGGATGACCTGTCCGACGTGAATCTCGCGGGCATGGTGAGCGCGGCCGGGTTCTTCCTCCCGGCAGGCATCCGGCGGCGACTGACGAGGATGGCGCGACGGAGTCGAAGGTAG
- the guaB gene encoding IMP dehydrogenase — protein sequence MREALALTFDDVLLAPRHSLTHPKEVSIRSHFTRGIALNVPLVSAAMDTVTESEMAIMMARSGAIGVLHKNMSIDRQAAEVDRVKRSESGMILNPITLSPTASLREAVALMMRFKISGVPIVDGNGLLVGILTNRDLQFERDLDRPLRDVMTADDLVTAPIGTTLDEAEKILGKHRIEKLPVVDELGVLKGLITVKDIHKRRQFPDANKDLHGRLRVAAAIGAGGDYLDRARALMQAGVDVLVIDTAHGHSDGVLQATSRVREAFPEVQLVAGNVATRAGAAALVERGVDAVKVGVGPGSICTTRVVTGVGVPQLTAVMDAVEGAGDVPVIADGGVKYSGDIVKALAAGASSVMMGSMLAGTEESPGESFLLEGRRFKMIRGMGSLSAMQDGSADRYFQDGEMSPKKLVPEGIEGRVPYKGPVGDVLFQMIGGLRSGMGYVGCSTIEQLRTDAEFVRITTAGLRESHPHDVTITREAPNYSL from the coding sequence ATCCGTGAAGCGCTCGCGCTCACCTTCGATGACGTGCTGTTGGCACCGCGTCATTCGCTGACCCATCCGAAGGAGGTCAGCATTCGCTCGCACTTCACCCGGGGCATCGCCCTGAATGTCCCGCTGGTGTCCGCGGCGATGGATACGGTGACGGAAAGCGAGATGGCCATCATGATGGCTCGCTCCGGTGCCATCGGGGTGCTGCACAAGAACATGTCCATCGACCGACAGGCCGCTGAGGTCGATCGGGTGAAGCGATCCGAGAGCGGCATGATCCTCAACCCGATCACGCTCTCGCCGACGGCGTCGCTGCGCGAAGCCGTTGCGTTGATGATGCGTTTCAAGATCTCCGGCGTGCCGATCGTGGACGGGAACGGCCTGCTGGTAGGCATCCTCACCAATCGCGACCTGCAGTTTGAGCGTGACCTCGACCGTCCGTTGCGCGATGTGATGACGGCGGACGATCTCGTCACGGCGCCGATCGGGACCACGCTGGACGAAGCCGAGAAGATCCTTGGCAAGCATCGCATCGAGAAGCTGCCGGTGGTCGATGAACTCGGGGTGCTCAAGGGACTCATCACGGTCAAGGATATTCACAAGCGCCGCCAGTTCCCCGATGCCAACAAGGATCTGCATGGACGACTGCGCGTGGCCGCGGCCATCGGTGCCGGCGGTGACTATCTCGATCGCGCGCGCGCGCTGATGCAGGCGGGTGTCGATGTCCTTGTGATCGACACGGCGCACGGACACAGCGATGGCGTGCTGCAGGCGACGTCGCGCGTGCGCGAGGCGTTCCCCGAGGTGCAACTGGTGGCTGGCAATGTGGCCACGCGTGCGGGCGCGGCCGCACTGGTGGAGCGCGGTGTGGATGCCGTGAAGGTCGGCGTTGGCCCGGGTTCCATCTGCACCACGCGTGTGGTGACTGGCGTTGGCGTTCCCCAGCTGACGGCGGTGATGGACGCGGTCGAAGGCGCCGGCGATGTGCCGGTGATTGCCGACGGTGGCGTGAAGTACTCGGGCGATATTGTCAAAGCGCTCGCGGCGGGTGCGTCCAGCGTGATGATGGGCTCGATGCTGGCGGGAACCGAAGAGAGTCCCGGCGAGTCGTTCCTGCTGGAGGGTCGTCGCTTCAAGATGATCCGCGGGATGGGATCGTTGTCCGCCATGCAGGACGGCAGCGCCGACCGCTACTTCCAGGACGGGGAGATGTCGCCCAAAAAGCTGGTGCCCGAAGGCATCGAGGGGCGCGTGCCGTACAAGGGACCGGTCGGTGATGTACTCTTCCAGATGATCGGCGGATTGCGAAGTGGTATGGGGTATGTCGGGTGCAGCACCATCGAGCAACTGCGAACGGATGCGGAGTTCGTGCGTATTACTACCGCCGGACTGCGCGAGTCGCATCCGCATGACGTCACGATCACCCGCGAAGCGCCCAACTATTCGCTGTAG
- a CDS encoding bifunctional oligoribonuclease/PAP phosphatase NrnA produces the protein MPALTMHELLTVSDERVRQIKALAAMLQPGMTVALSTHINADGDGCGSEVAFAHLLAQRGIKTRIVNPTPWPSMFAFLLEGGIENASARGVAALDDIDALIVLDINDVRRVGVLADKVRALTVPVGVIDHHVAGEMPIGDLVVADTAACATGELVFNFATTLDLEITPLVARALYCAILTDTGSFRFSNTSPRAHAVASVLLASGVDPEEMYRRIYAQVSVGRMELLRDALASLDVDAALGMAWISVEAGVMERYDVTSEELDGIVEHPRSIVGTRLALFFRDLGYGKVKVSFRSTGSVDVQKLASRYGGGGHAKASGAMLTGALVDVRDRVVADARAYLQTGALP, from the coding sequence ATGCCTGCGTTGACCATGCACGAATTGCTGACCGTTTCCGACGAGCGGGTTCGCCAGATCAAGGCCTTGGCGGCGATGCTGCAGCCGGGCATGACCGTGGCGTTGTCAACGCATATCAATGCCGACGGTGATGGCTGCGGATCGGAAGTGGCCTTCGCACATCTGCTGGCGCAGCGGGGCATCAAGACACGCATCGTCAATCCGACGCCGTGGCCGTCGATGTTCGCCTTCCTGCTGGAGGGCGGCATCGAGAATGCCAGCGCCCGCGGCGTGGCGGCGCTTGACGACATCGATGCGCTGATCGTGCTGGATATTAATGACGTGCGTCGAGTGGGCGTGCTCGCCGACAAGGTGCGCGCGCTGACGGTTCCCGTTGGCGTCATTGATCACCACGTGGCGGGTGAGATGCCGATTGGCGACCTCGTGGTGGCCGACACCGCTGCCTGTGCCACCGGTGAGCTGGTGTTCAATTTCGCCACGACGCTGGACCTGGAGATCACGCCGCTGGTGGCCCGTGCGCTCTATTGCGCGATCCTCACCGACACGGGCAGCTTCCGGTTCAGCAACACGTCTCCGAGGGCGCACGCCGTCGCGTCGGTGTTGCTGGCGTCGGGCGTCGATCCGGAAGAGATGTATCGCCGCATCTATGCGCAGGTGAGCGTCGGCCGCATGGAGTTGCTGCGCGACGCACTGGCGTCGTTGGATGTCGACGCGGCCCTGGGCATGGCCTGGATTTCGGTCGAGGCGGGTGTGATGGAGCGCTACGACGTTACCAGTGAAGAGCTGGACGGTATTGTCGAGCACCCACGCAGCATTGTCGGCACGCGGCTGGCCTTGTTCTTTCGCGATCTGGGGTACGGCAAGGTGAAAGTGTCGTTCCGGAGCACGGGATCGGTTGACGTGCAGAAACTGGCCAGCCGCTACGGCGGCGGCGGTCACGCGAAAGCGTCGGGCGCGATGCTGACCGGCGCACTGGTGGATGTGCGCGACCGAGTGGTGGCGGATGCGCGGGCGTACTTGCAGACAGGGGCGCTGCCGTGA
- a CDS encoding P-loop NTPase produces the protein MPTLQQHITTALGAVLNPRTGADVLAAEMVTDIATTTDGKVRLTLLLGAADDATIVRDVRQAIEAIPGVIDVRVDVRDSRQAYRAPTPARPGNSNVSDSAPPAASSMGGARKPLPVMDSAPAKAPPKVPEPVPYPNLGRIIAVSSGKGGVGKSTVAVNLALALAKLGKRVGIMDADIYGPNLPLMLGVDAAPAVRDEKIIPLEAHGVKVISIGFLIEKDQPAIWRGPIVMKIITQFLRDVAWGQLDYFLVDMPPGTGDAQLSLVQATHVHGAVIVTTPQQVAVGDALRGVKMFERTAVPVLGIVENMSYFENPETGKPIAVFGTGGGARLAAECDLPLLGQIPLDPRIQEGGDSGRPIVVAEPASKAARELEHIAQRVIERMDERYPS, from the coding sequence ATGCCAACGCTTCAACAGCACATCACAACCGCCCTCGGCGCCGTCCTCAACCCCCGCACCGGCGCCGATGTCCTGGCCGCCGAAATGGTGACGGACATCGCCACCACCACCGACGGCAAGGTCCGCCTCACGCTGCTGCTGGGCGCGGCCGACGACGCCACCATTGTGCGTGACGTTCGACAGGCCATCGAGGCCATTCCCGGCGTCATCGACGTGCGCGTCGATGTGCGCGACTCCCGCCAAGCCTATCGCGCGCCCACTCCGGCGCGTCCAGGAAATTCCAACGTGTCTGATTCTGCTCCCCCCGCGGCGTCCTCGATGGGCGGCGCCCGCAAGCCGCTGCCCGTCATGGACTCGGCGCCCGCGAAAGCCCCGCCCAAAGTGCCCGAACCAGTGCCCTATCCGAATCTCGGGCGCATCATTGCCGTGTCGTCCGGGAAAGGCGGTGTCGGCAAGAGCACGGTCGCGGTGAACCTCGCACTGGCTCTCGCCAAGCTGGGCAAGCGCGTGGGCATCATGGACGCCGACATCTACGGCCCGAATCTCCCGCTCATGCTGGGTGTCGATGCCGCGCCCGCGGTGCGCGACGAGAAGATCATTCCGCTGGAAGCACACGGCGTAAAGGTCATCTCCATCGGCTTCCTCATCGAGAAGGATCAGCCGGCCATCTGGCGTGGACCTATCGTCATGAAGATCATCACGCAGTTTCTGCGCGATGTCGCCTGGGGGCAGTTGGACTATTTCCTGGTGGATATGCCGCCGGGCACCGGTGATGCGCAGCTGTCGCTGGTGCAGGCCACGCACGTGCACGGCGCCGTCATCGTCACCACGCCGCAACAGGTCGCGGTGGGCGATGCGTTGCGCGGCGTGAAGATGTTCGAGCGCACCGCCGTGCCGGTGCTTGGCATTGTCGAGAACATGTCGTACTTCGAGAATCCCGAAACAGGCAAGCCGATTGCCGTATTTGGCACCGGCGGTGGAGCGCGTCTGGCCGCGGAGTGCGACCTGCCGTTGTTGGGGCAGATTCCCCTCGATCCCCGCATCCAGGAAGGTGGTGATTCCGGCCGTCCCATCGTGGTCGCCGAGCCAGCGTCCAAGGCCGCGCGCGAATTGGAACACATCGCGCAGCGGGTGATCGAGCGCATGGACGAGCGGTACCCCAGCTGA